Proteins encoded within one genomic window of Amorphoplanes friuliensis DSM 7358:
- a CDS encoding GAF domain-containing protein has translation MTAAHGALTAAMIAVAGTPERSPDLDGRLLTIAKLTADRVGAARYASITALLGGHHTTVAVSDELIRAVDEAQYADDAGPCLESLSRGTPIGVPAIDTMVQWPKFHEMAPRMGLVASVSVPLFAGRGEPIAVLNIYGTDHAAMAPLIAGIWAVHGDPARTTLDEALAGLDDGGRELVSGYAEALAVRATIRLAIELIRSENHCGPEDAYLSLCIRAAGTGSTLAETAADLIGRGP, from the coding sequence ATGACGGCGGCACACGGCGCGCTGACCGCCGCCATGATCGCGGTGGCCGGGACCCCCGAGCGTTCGCCGGACCTGGACGGCCGCCTGCTGACCATCGCCAAACTCACCGCGGACCGCGTCGGCGCCGCCCGGTACGCCTCGATCACCGCCCTGCTCGGCGGTCACCACACGACCGTGGCCGTGAGCGACGAGCTGATCCGGGCGGTAGACGAAGCTCAGTACGCGGACGACGCCGGCCCGTGCCTCGAGTCTCTGAGCCGGGGCACCCCGATCGGTGTGCCCGCCATCGACACCATGGTGCAGTGGCCGAAGTTCCACGAGATGGCCCCGCGAATGGGCCTGGTCGCCTCGGTGTCGGTACCGCTGTTCGCGGGGCGGGGCGAGCCGATCGCCGTGCTCAACATCTACGGCACCGACCACGCGGCGATGGCACCCCTGATCGCCGGGATCTGGGCGGTGCACGGGGATCCGGCCCGGACGACGCTCGACGAGGCGCTCGCCGGGCTGGACGACGGCGGCCGTGAGCTGGTGTCCGGGTACGCGGAGGCGCTCGCGGTCCGCGCCACCATCCGGCTCGCCATCGAGCTCATCCGCTCCGAGAACCACTGCGGGCCGGAGGACGCGTACCTGAGCCTGTGCATCCGGGCCGCCGGGACCGGCAGCACCCTGGCCGAGACCGCGGCCGACCTGATCGGCCGCGGTCCCTGA
- a CDS encoding neutral zinc metallopeptidase: protein MRALRIPRGLCAVVLLATVAGCVPVLESGPVTSGTPSSGSVPRGDVVTAALDDVERFWTASYPALSDGAAFRPIQGGHHPYTRSDPPPACGDQPGEYQPNAFYCPAGDFIAWDAEVLIPQLQQDFGPLLVGVVIAHEYGHAVQNRLGLSDAPTVVLEQQADCFAGAWTADVLAGRSTAFRDVTAPQLDSTVAGLLLLRDQPGTSAQAPEAHGNAFDRIRALQDGVEKGAATCAAYRADNLPVTEVPFTTREDAASGGDLPYADAVSALSEDAQDYWSRTYPGLAGSPWPTLRVEPFAVLPPQCDAPDASAGGSAFYCPEGDFVAFDNARLGPDLYRRIGDNAIGMLLGDLFARAAQHRRGASTTDRAGQLAVDCLAGSWSNDLLTTRPGEGLTLSPGDLDEAVAALLAFGRAGDQTGTSAFDRIAAYRDGVLEGLPACR, encoded by the coding sequence GTGCGCGCTCTCCGGATCCCCCGAGGACTCTGCGCCGTCGTGCTGCTCGCCACCGTGGCGGGCTGCGTACCGGTGCTCGAGTCCGGACCCGTCACGAGCGGGACGCCGTCCTCGGGCAGCGTCCCGCGCGGGGACGTGGTCACCGCCGCGCTCGACGACGTCGAACGTTTCTGGACCGCCTCCTACCCGGCGCTGAGTGACGGTGCGGCCTTCCGGCCCATCCAGGGCGGACACCACCCCTACACCCGGTCGGATCCGCCGCCGGCGTGCGGTGATCAGCCCGGCGAGTACCAGCCGAACGCGTTCTACTGTCCCGCCGGGGACTTCATCGCGTGGGACGCCGAGGTGCTCATCCCGCAGCTGCAACAGGACTTCGGGCCGTTGCTGGTCGGGGTGGTGATTGCCCACGAGTACGGTCACGCGGTCCAGAACCGCCTGGGCCTGAGCGACGCGCCCACGGTCGTGCTGGAACAGCAGGCCGACTGTTTTGCCGGCGCCTGGACCGCCGACGTCCTGGCCGGGCGCTCCACGGCGTTCCGGGACGTCACCGCGCCCCAGCTCGACAGCACCGTGGCCGGACTGCTGCTGCTCCGCGACCAGCCGGGTACCTCCGCCCAGGCACCGGAGGCGCACGGCAACGCCTTCGACCGGATCCGGGCCCTGCAGGACGGCGTCGAGAAGGGCGCCGCGACGTGCGCCGCCTACCGGGCCGACAACCTCCCGGTCACCGAGGTGCCGTTCACGACCCGGGAGGACGCCGCCAGCGGAGGAGATCTGCCGTACGCCGACGCGGTGAGCGCCCTCTCCGAGGATGCGCAGGACTACTGGTCGCGGACCTATCCCGGGCTGGCCGGGTCACCGTGGCCGACGCTCCGGGTCGAGCCGTTCGCCGTGCTGCCACCGCAGTGCGACGCGCCGGACGCCTCGGCCGGCGGGTCGGCGTTCTACTGCCCCGAGGGTGACTTCGTGGCCTTCGACAACGCCCGGCTCGGGCCGGACCTCTACCGGCGGATCGGCGACAACGCGATCGGCATGCTGCTCGGTGACCTGTTCGCGCGGGCCGCACAGCACCGCCGGGGTGCGAGCACGACCGACCGGGCGGGCCAGCTGGCCGTCGACTGCCTGGCCGGTTCGTGGTCCAACGACCTGCTCACCACCCGGCCGGGTGAGGGCCTCACCCTGTCTCCCGGCGACCTCGACGAGGCCGTCGCGGCGCTGCTGGCCTTCGGGCGCGCCGGTGACCAGACCGGCACCAGCGCCTTCGACCGCATCGCCGCGTACCGCGACGGTGTGCTGGAGGGTCTGCCGGCCTGCCGGTGA
- a CDS encoding PP2C family protein-serine/threonine phosphatase, giving the protein MTSEQEGLWLRALSSVLERSHLWLPEELAPAVAAAVAPLGIRPAIYVVDDEQRALRPVPADDRPAGGPLSLEGTVAGRAFRTVRTQPGGTASWWVPIVNGTDRLGVIEFAFPGGLDTGDEVLRRRCEVLAGLVGHLITVTVPKGDFLLQARRARPMSASAELLDRMLPPLTVSCERLTISAILEPRYDVGGDGYDYALDGSTAWMSVFDGVGHGLRAGLAYTVAVVAIRAARRAGAGLAAQVAAADAALLEQFGAEARFVTAVVAELNLDTGDLRYVNAGHPAPLVLRGGKFVEELPAGRRTPLGVPPVRGEIGHATLRPGDWLLFYTDGITEARNNEQQMFGTGRLIEHAERHAAAGLAAPETLRRLAHAVAEFHEGSAVDDATLLLAALK; this is encoded by the coding sequence ATGACATCGGAGCAGGAGGGACTGTGGCTCAGAGCCCTGTCGAGCGTGCTGGAGCGCTCCCACCTGTGGCTTCCCGAGGAGTTGGCGCCCGCGGTGGCCGCCGCGGTGGCGCCTCTGGGCATCCGCCCGGCGATCTACGTGGTCGACGACGAGCAGCGGGCCCTGCGGCCCGTCCCCGCTGACGACCGGCCCGCCGGCGGGCCGCTGTCCCTGGAGGGCACCGTCGCCGGCCGGGCTTTCCGCACGGTACGCACCCAGCCGGGCGGCACGGCGAGCTGGTGGGTGCCGATCGTCAACGGCACGGACCGCCTCGGGGTGATCGAATTCGCCTTCCCGGGCGGGCTCGACACCGGCGACGAGGTGCTGCGCCGGCGGTGCGAGGTGCTGGCGGGCCTGGTCGGCCACCTGATCACGGTGACCGTCCCCAAGGGCGACTTCCTGCTGCAGGCGCGCCGGGCCCGGCCGATGTCGGCCAGTGCGGAGCTGCTCGACCGCATGCTGCCACCGCTGACGGTCAGCTGCGAGCGGCTGACGATCAGCGCGATCCTCGAACCCCGGTACGACGTCGGCGGTGACGGCTACGACTACGCCCTCGACGGCTCGACCGCCTGGATGTCGGTGTTCGACGGGGTCGGGCACGGGTTGCGGGCCGGTCTGGCGTACACGGTCGCGGTCGTGGCGATCCGGGCGGCGCGGCGGGCCGGTGCAGGCCTGGCGGCGCAGGTCGCGGCGGCCGACGCGGCGCTGCTGGAGCAGTTCGGCGCCGAGGCCCGGTTCGTCACCGCGGTCGTGGCCGAGCTGAACCTCGACACCGGCGACCTGCGGTACGTCAACGCCGGGCACCCCGCGCCCCTGGTGCTGCGCGGCGGCAAGTTCGTCGAGGAGTTGCCGGCCGGGCGGCGTACCCCGCTCGGCGTGCCACCCGTCCGCGGCGAGATCGGTCACGCAACGCTGCGCCCGGGGGACTGGCTGCTGTTCTACACCGACGGCATCACCGAGGCGCGCAACAACGAGCAGCAGATGTTCGGGACGGGCCGGCTGATCGAGCACGCGGAACGGCACGCCGCGGCCGGGCTGGCCGCGCCGGAGACCCTGCGACGGCTGGCGCACGCCGTCGCCGAGTTCCACGAAGGATCAGCCGTGGACGATGCCACGCTGCTGCTGGCCGCCCTGAAGTAG
- a CDS encoding STAS domain-containing protein has translation MLSELWPDKQWQGRRAPAFVVSRPAGERPRLRVSGDLDATSSAGLHDAFVAVLRQHCPPGVDLDLEGVTYLDSAGLTGLLLCRDDARQMGCDLALRNTPTMVYRILQIAGLLEDLGLARPPVPPAVPGTGGAAMGFLSSRR, from the coding sequence ATGCTTTCCGAACTGTGGCCCGACAAGCAGTGGCAGGGCCGGCGCGCACCCGCGTTCGTGGTGTCCCGGCCCGCCGGGGAGCGTCCTCGTCTCCGGGTCTCCGGTGATCTCGACGCGACGAGCAGCGCCGGGCTGCACGACGCCTTTGTCGCCGTGCTGCGGCAGCACTGCCCACCCGGCGTGGATCTCGATCTCGAGGGGGTCACCTACCTCGACTCGGCCGGCCTCACGGGCCTGCTGCTGTGCCGCGACGACGCCCGGCAGATGGGCTGTGACCTGGCGCTGCGCAACACCCCGACCATGGTCTACCGGATCCTGCAGATAGCCGGTCTGCTCGAGGACCTCGGGCTGGCCAGACCGCCGGTGCCGCCGGCGGTGCCCGGCACGGGCGGCGCCGCGATGGGCTTCCTGAGCAGCAGGCGCTGA
- a CDS encoding ATP-binding protein: protein MSLETASRPPDTAEEVQHWVLDSATELRRLRAGLFEALMGEPMPPDGRLDDVPEQVAIAATELATNAIRHGRPPTRVHLRRTEHTFVLDVADEDPGTVPEVAGPRAPGDGGLGLHIVAELAEAIGWYAEGTRKHVWAEFRIPPA, encoded by the coding sequence GTGTCTCTCGAAACCGCCTCCCGTCCGCCGGACACCGCAGAGGAGGTCCAGCACTGGGTGCTGGACAGTGCCACCGAGTTGCGCCGATTGCGGGCCGGGTTGTTCGAAGCCCTGATGGGCGAGCCGATGCCACCGGACGGCAGGCTGGACGACGTGCCGGAGCAGGTGGCCATCGCCGCCACCGAGCTCGCGACCAACGCCATCCGGCACGGGCGGCCGCCCACCCGGGTCCACCTGCGCCGCACCGAGCACACGTTCGTGCTGGACGTGGCCGACGAGGATCCCGGCACGGTCCCCGAGGTCGCCGGCCCGCGCGCGCCCGGGGACGGCGGCCTCGGTCTGCACATCGTCGCCGAGCTGGCCGAGGCCATCGGCTGGTACGCCGAAGGCACCCGCAAGCACGTCTGGGCGGAATTCCGCATCCCACCGGCCTGA
- a CDS encoding methyltransferase, with translation MTTIGTAAPAAPAQTTAADEALFRLGQALKDRGYHFTTVTPDTHERVNRRPGNAWARDERDVLGWSRPFQDGVLPAPLRDLLDAGGALERHGDGWRSRVRFSTYDSELFVHSAFPTASADAVFFGPDTYRMADAAVAHLADRATPVRRAVDIGCGTGAGAIAVAKRAPQAEVLGVDINPTALRYARINARLAGTGRVRPCRSNLLNDVDGRFDLIISNPPFMIDLARRTYRDGGGPHGNGLTLAVLDTAEQRLAPGGSLVLFSGTGIADGRDPLREAAEQRLAGTDLTWTYREVDPDVYGEELDTPAYQHAERLAVVVLTATRPR, from the coding sequence ATGACGACGATCGGCACGGCCGCACCGGCCGCACCAGCACAGACGACCGCCGCCGACGAGGCGCTGTTCCGCCTCGGCCAGGCCCTGAAGGACCGCGGTTACCACTTCACCACGGTCACGCCGGACACCCACGAGCGGGTCAACCGGCGTCCCGGCAATGCCTGGGCCCGGGACGAACGGGACGTCCTGGGCTGGAGCCGGCCGTTCCAGGACGGCGTGCTGCCGGCGCCGCTGAGGGACCTGCTGGACGCCGGGGGCGCCCTCGAACGCCACGGCGACGGCTGGCGGAGCCGGGTCCGGTTCTCCACCTACGACAGCGAGCTGTTCGTGCACTCCGCCTTCCCCACGGCCAGCGCGGACGCGGTCTTCTTCGGCCCGGACACCTACCGGATGGCCGATGCGGCGGTCGCGCACCTCGCGGACCGCGCGACGCCGGTCCGCCGGGCCGTGGACATCGGGTGCGGCACCGGAGCCGGGGCGATCGCCGTCGCGAAGCGCGCACCGCAGGCCGAGGTCCTCGGCGTCGACATCAACCCCACCGCCCTCCGGTACGCCCGCATCAACGCGCGCCTGGCCGGAACCGGACGGGTCCGGCCGTGCCGGAGTAATCTGCTGAACGACGTGGACGGCCGTTTCGACCTGATCATCTCCAACCCGCCGTTCATGATCGACCTGGCGCGGCGCACCTACCGCGACGGCGGCGGCCCGCACGGCAACGGCCTCACCCTCGCCGTCCTCGACACCGCGGAGCAGCGGCTGGCACCGGGCGGCTCGCTGGTGCTGTTCAGCGGCACGGGGATCGCCGACGGACGCGACCCGCTCCGCGAGGCCGCCGAGCAGCGGCTGGCCGGCACCGACCTGACCTGGACCTACCGGGAGGTGGACCCCGACGTGTACGGCGAGGAGCTCGACACGCCCGCCTACCAGCACGCCGAACGGCTCGCGGTCGTCGTGCTGACCGCGACCAGGCCCCGGTGA
- a CDS encoding carboxylate-amine ligase → MTGHTLGVEEEFLLLDPHTGENAPLSGKVLGALPDPVRDQSRLEFRHSMVEMVTPVCTGLAELREHLIGLRRAAADAAAQAGARLVAIGATPVAEPCREPTESPRFHEIARHYGPIAYDPAVCGCHVHVGVPGRDLAIEVCNHLREWLPVVQALSANSPLYQGADTGYASWRSVQLLRWPSLGPTPFAASAADHDRAVAQLVDSGVMLDESMVLWYARPSATFPTVEVRVGDVGTTVDDTVLVAGLIRGLVTAVRDDIAAGRAAVRVPDDLLRAAHWNAARTGLDGTLTDVRSQRSRPAWDLVGDLVDFVRPALKRLGDLDVVEAQLDRVRREGTGAARQREILRAGGSTGVMLDRLAELTISG, encoded by the coding sequence GTGACCGGCCACACCCTGGGTGTCGAGGAGGAGTTCCTGCTCCTCGACCCGCACACCGGCGAGAACGCCCCGCTGTCCGGCAAGGTCCTCGGCGCCCTGCCCGATCCGGTACGCGACCAGAGCCGCCTCGAGTTCCGCCACAGCATGGTCGAGATGGTCACACCCGTCTGCACCGGACTGGCCGAGCTGCGGGAGCACCTGATCGGTCTGCGGCGAGCGGCGGCGGACGCGGCGGCACAGGCCGGCGCTCGTCTGGTCGCCATCGGCGCGACCCCGGTGGCCGAACCCTGCCGCGAGCCGACCGAGAGCCCGCGTTTCCACGAGATCGCCCGGCACTACGGGCCGATCGCGTACGACCCCGCGGTGTGCGGTTGTCACGTCCACGTCGGCGTACCCGGCCGGGACCTGGCGATCGAGGTCTGCAACCACCTGCGGGAGTGGCTGCCGGTCGTGCAGGCGCTCTCCGCGAACTCGCCGCTCTACCAGGGCGCCGACACCGGTTATGCCAGCTGGCGGTCCGTGCAGCTGCTGCGCTGGCCGAGCCTCGGGCCGACACCGTTCGCCGCCTCGGCCGCCGACCACGACCGGGCGGTGGCCCAGCTGGTCGACTCCGGCGTCATGCTCGACGAGAGCATGGTCCTCTGGTACGCGCGGCCGTCCGCCACCTTCCCGACGGTCGAGGTGCGGGTGGGTGACGTCGGGACCACCGTGGACGACACGGTGCTGGTCGCGGGTCTGATCCGGGGCCTCGTCACGGCTGTTCGGGACGACATCGCCGCCGGTCGCGCGGCTGTGCGCGTACCGGATGATCTGCTCCGGGCCGCGCACTGGAACGCGGCCCGGACCGGGTTGGACGGCACGCTGACGGACGTCCGGTCGCAGCGCTCGCGGCCCGCCTGGGATCTTGTCGGTGACCTGGTCGACTTTGTCCGGCCGGCCCTGAAGCGGCTGGGCGACCTGGACGTGGTCGAGGCGCAGCTCGACCGGGTCCGCCGGGAGGGCACGGGTGCGGCCCGGCAGCGGGAGATCCTCCGGGCCGGCGGAAGCACCGGTGTGATGCTGGACCGCCTGGCCGAGCTGACGATCTCCGGCTGA
- a CDS encoding zinc-dependent alcohol dehydrogenase, whose translation MKALQWQGVNKLAVGDVPDPEIRNAGDVIVKVKRSVTCGSDLHLLGGYIPFMERGDVLGHEFIGEVVETGSEVRNHRVGDRVVVSSFIACGKCYFCEQRLFSLCDNGNTNPAITETLWGQAPGGCFGYSHAMGGNPGSHAEYIRVPFADVGAFTVPDAVTDERALFASDSASTGWMGADLGGVQRGDVVAVWGAGAVGQMAARAAVLLGADRVVVIDRYENRLHQVEKYAGAETLNYENTDVEAELRERSGGRGPDVCIEAVGMEAHTPGPQFLYDQVKQQLRLQTDRPAAVRDAIHACRKGGSVFVLGVYAGFVDKFPLGALMNKGLTVRGAQMHGQRYIPMLLDRMAKGELITEHLATHTMPLAEAPKGYRMFKDKEDDCVRAVFLPN comes from the coding sequence GTGAAGGCGTTGCAGTGGCAAGGTGTCAACAAGCTGGCCGTCGGGGACGTGCCCGACCCGGAGATCCGGAACGCGGGCGACGTCATCGTCAAGGTCAAACGGTCGGTCACCTGCGGTTCGGACCTGCACCTCCTCGGCGGCTACATCCCGTTCATGGAGCGGGGTGACGTCCTCGGTCACGAGTTCATCGGTGAGGTCGTCGAGACGGGGTCCGAGGTCCGGAACCACCGGGTCGGTGACCGGGTGGTCGTGTCGTCGTTCATCGCCTGCGGCAAGTGTTACTTCTGCGAGCAGCGCCTCTTCTCGCTGTGCGACAACGGCAACACCAACCCCGCCATCACCGAGACGCTGTGGGGGCAGGCGCCGGGTGGTTGTTTCGGGTATTCCCACGCGATGGGCGGTAACCCCGGAAGTCACGCGGAGTACATCCGGGTCCCGTTCGCCGACGTCGGCGCTTTCACGGTGCCGGATGCGGTCACCGACGAACGGGCGCTGTTCGCGTCCGACTCGGCCAGCACCGGCTGGATGGGCGCGGACCTGGGCGGTGTGCAGCGCGGTGATGTCGTGGCCGTCTGGGGCGCCGGCGCGGTCGGTCAGATGGCGGCCCGTGCGGCGGTCCTGCTCGGTGCCGACCGGGTGGTGGTCATCGACCGGTACGAGAACCGGCTGCACCAGGTCGAGAAGTACGCCGGCGCGGAGACGCTGAACTACGAGAACACCGACGTCGAGGCCGAGCTGCGGGAGCGCAGCGGCGGCCGGGGCCCGGACGTCTGCATCGAGGCCGTCGGCATGGAGGCGCACACGCCGGGCCCGCAGTTCCTCTACGACCAGGTCAAGCAGCAGCTCCGCCTGCAGACCGACCGGCCGGCCGCAGTCCGCGACGCGATCCACGCGTGCCGCAAAGGCGGCTCCGTCTTCGTCCTCGGCGTCTACGCGGGTTTTGTCGACAAGTTCCCGCTCGGCGCCCTGATGAACAAGGGCCTGACCGTGCGGGGCGCCCAGATGCACGGCCAGCGTTACATCCCGATGCTGCTCGATCGGATGGCCAAGGGCGAGCTGATCACCGAGCACCTCGCCACCCACACCATGCCGCTGGCCGAGGCGCCGAAGGGCTACCGCATGTTCAAGGACAAGGAGGACGACTGCGTGCGCGCGGTCTTCCTGCCCAACTGA
- a CDS encoding TetR/AcrR family transcriptional regulator has protein sequence MTSRAESAAATRQALLDAAAELLDDGGLEAVTLRAVGGRAGVTRGAPYRHFPDKESLLIAIGTQAWDRLGDRIHAARADPELSPADRLRGGLTALIGLARTQPHLYQLMFSNPPGDPAALARAAQRSQIEFLAIVAELVGEHDARRYGALLISSANGIAGMEASSQLTDPKWGGLSAEDLVDTLVDLIAARKPSG, from the coding sequence ATGACCAGCCGCGCCGAATCCGCCGCCGCCACGCGTCAGGCCCTCCTCGACGCGGCTGCCGAGCTGCTCGACGACGGTGGCCTCGAAGCGGTGACCCTGCGCGCGGTGGGCGGGCGGGCCGGGGTGACACGCGGTGCGCCGTACCGTCATTTCCCCGACAAGGAGAGCCTGCTGATCGCGATCGGGACGCAGGCCTGGGACCGGCTCGGAGATCGGATCCACGCCGCCCGGGCCGACCCGGAGCTGTCACCGGCCGACAGGCTGCGCGGGGGACTCACCGCGCTCATCGGCCTCGCCCGCACGCAGCCGCACCTCTACCAGCTGATGTTCAGCAACCCGCCCGGGGACCCGGCCGCGCTGGCCCGGGCGGCCCAGCGCAGCCAGATCGAGTTCCTGGCGATCGTCGCCGAGCTCGTCGGCGAGCACGACGCCCGGCGCTACGGCGCCCTGCTCATCAGCAGCGCGAACGGCATCGCCGGCATGGAGGCGAGCAGCCAGCTCACCGACCCGAAGTGGGGCGGCCTGTCGGCCGAGGACCTCGTCGACACCCTCGTCGACCTGATCGCCGCCAGGAAACCCTCCGGATGA
- a CDS encoding SDR family oxidoreductase, whose product MTTSTETRELVIVTGASTGMGAATALELARRGFHVLAGVRRDSDGTALRAAGIEPVILDITNADHIAALAARVTGDPEGRPLRALVNNAGIPGAGPVEVTPLDQWRRIFEVNLFGHVATTQALIPALVRSRGRIVNISSVNGKLSMAGYGPYASSKHAMEAMSDALRTELAPTGVQVVVVEPGGVKTEMAGHGLAGLTGLATGMTPEQNARYGDLVQALPSHVAAFTEAGVTADVAARTIAKAVTDRRPRTRYTIGATAGFLISASRLLPDRLLDRMTISDLRKHYPAGSRG is encoded by the coding sequence ATGACAACGTCAACTGAAACGCGGGAACTCGTCATCGTCACCGGAGCTTCCACCGGCATGGGCGCGGCCACCGCGCTCGAGCTGGCCCGGCGCGGCTTCCACGTCCTCGCCGGGGTCCGCCGCGACAGCGACGGCACCGCCCTGCGCGCAGCGGGCATCGAACCGGTCATCCTCGACATCACGAACGCCGACCACATCGCGGCGCTGGCCGCCCGTGTCACCGGCGATCCCGAGGGGCGGCCGCTGCGGGCGCTGGTCAACAACGCCGGCATCCCCGGCGCCGGCCCGGTCGAGGTCACACCGCTCGACCAGTGGCGCCGCATCTTCGAGGTCAACCTCTTCGGGCACGTCGCGACCACGCAGGCCCTGATCCCCGCGCTGGTGCGCAGCCGGGGCCGCATCGTCAACATCAGCTCGGTGAACGGCAAGCTCTCCATGGCCGGCTACGGCCCGTACGCCAGCAGCAAACACGCGATGGAGGCCATGAGCGACGCCCTGCGCACCGAGCTGGCGCCCACCGGTGTCCAGGTGGTGGTCGTCGAACCGGGTGGCGTCAAGACCGAGATGGCCGGACACGGTCTCGCCGGTCTGACCGGGCTCGCCACGGGCATGACACCCGAGCAGAACGCGCGCTACGGCGATCTCGTGCAGGCGCTGCCCTCACACGTCGCCGCATTCACCGAGGCCGGAGTGACAGCCGACGTCGCGGCCCGGACGATCGCCAAGGCCGTGACCGACCGCCGGCCCCGCACCCGCTACACCATCGGCGCGACGGCGGGCTTCCTCATCAGCGCCTCGCGCCTTCTCCCCGACCGCCTGCTCGACCGGATGACCATCTCCGACCTGCGCAAGCACTACCCGGCCGGGAGCCGTGGCTGA
- a CDS encoding GtrA family protein: protein MWLTDRVRRHHEAAKFLVVGGTCFLATTAMNYALKLTVLHEKPVTALAVATIISTMLSYVLNREWSFRTRGGRERHHEAALFFGVSAIGIVLNVLPLAASRYVFLLRVPDVSRPVQEMADFVSGIVVGTLIALVFRLWAFKRFVFPRAEARPRPARPRKAGPRTAVVRHETHTSDRPEPTGESGGQPRLPAG from the coding sequence ATGTGGCTGACGGACCGGGTACGCCGGCATCACGAGGCGGCGAAGTTCCTGGTCGTCGGCGGGACCTGCTTCCTGGCGACCACCGCCATGAACTACGCGCTCAAGCTGACCGTCCTGCACGAGAAACCCGTGACCGCGCTGGCCGTCGCCACGATCATCAGCACGATGCTGTCGTACGTGCTCAACCGGGAGTGGTCGTTCCGGACGCGCGGCGGTCGCGAGCGCCATCACGAGGCCGCGTTGTTCTTCGGTGTCAGCGCGATCGGCATCGTCCTCAACGTGCTGCCGCTGGCCGCGTCCCGCTATGTGTTCCTGTTGCGGGTGCCGGACGTGAGCCGCCCGGTGCAGGAGATGGCCGACTTCGTCAGCGGCATCGTGGTGGGAACGCTGATCGCGCTGGTCTTCCGGCTCTGGGCCTTCAAGCGGTTCGTCTTCCCGCGGGCGGAGGCGCGCCCCCGTCCCGCGCGTCCGCGGAAGGCAGGGCCCCGCACCGCCGTCGTCCGTCACGAGACGCACACGAGCGACCGGCCGGAACCGACCGGCGAGAGTGGCGGTCAGCCACGGCTCCCGGCCGGGTAG
- a CDS encoding PIN domain-containing protein — MDHEERIALFLDYENLAISARDHLGGMSFDMRPVSDALAERGRVVVRRAYADWSYFDEDRRMLTRSHVELIDIPQRMNASRKNAADIKMVVDALEVAFERAYISTFVLCTGDSDFTPLVHKLRELNKRVIGVGVEKSTSALLPPACDEFLYYDRLEGVEIPPVRPRPVVPEPQPVAEVPARDLDSLSALVAQSVAGLQRSSSGAVTASTLKRTLLRKDPTFNEADYGFRAFGELLRHLAGNNVVELLGSAAKGDPEVTLPEHGDREAAFALLRTVVADLAGTSGAAALSGLKNQVRKTAPDFSEKKLGYRSFLQFCKAAATSGAVDLKWSPDADDYLLTAPRS; from the coding sequence GTGGATCACGAAGAACGCATCGCGCTGTTCCTGGACTACGAGAACCTGGCGATCAGCGCCCGTGACCACCTCGGTGGCATGTCCTTCGACATGCGGCCCGTCTCCGACGCGCTCGCCGAGCGGGGACGGGTCGTGGTGCGCCGGGCCTACGCCGACTGGTCGTACTTCGACGAGGACCGCCGGATGCTGACCCGCTCGCACGTCGAGCTGATCGACATCCCGCAGCGCATGAACGCGTCCCGCAAGAACGCCGCCGACATCAAGATGGTCGTCGACGCGCTCGAGGTGGCGTTCGAGCGGGCGTACATCTCGACGTTCGTGCTCTGCACCGGCGACAGCGACTTCACGCCGCTGGTCCACAAGCTCCGCGAGCTCAACAAGCGGGTCATCGGGGTCGGCGTCGAGAAGTCGACCTCCGCGCTGCTGCCGCCGGCCTGCGACGAGTTCCTCTACTACGACCGCCTCGAGGGCGTGGAGATCCCGCCCGTCCGCCCGCGCCCGGTCGTGCCCGAGCCGCAGCCGGTCGCCGAGGTGCCCGCCCGCGACCTCGACTCGCTCTCCGCCCTGGTGGCCCAGAGTGTGGCCGGCCTGCAGCGCAGCTCCAGCGGCGCCGTGACCGCCTCGACGCTGAAGCGCACGCTGCTCCGCAAGGACCCCACCTTCAACGAGGCGGACTACGGCTTCCGCGCCTTCGGTGAGCTGCTGCGCCACCTCGCCGGCAACAACGTCGTCGAGCTCCTCGGCAGCGCCGCGAAGGGTGACCCCGAGGTCACCCTTCCCGAGCACGGCGACCGGGAGGCGGCGTTCGCCCTGCTCCGCACCGTGGTCGCGGACCTGGCGGGCACGTCCGGCGCCGCGGCCCTCTCGGGTCTCAAGAATCAGGTACGCAAGACAGCACCCGACTTCAGCGAGAAGAAGCTCGGCTACCGCAGTTTCCTGCAGTTCTGCAAAGCCGCCGCCACCAGCGGTGCCGTCGACCTGAAGTGGAGCCCCGACGCCGACGACTACCTGCTGACCGCACCCCGGAGCTGA